In Anopheles arabiensis isolate DONGOLA chromosome 2, AaraD3, whole genome shotgun sequence, the genomic window CGCGTGTGGACAAGACCTATCTTGCAATAAATATTCCATGCAAATGCATAACAGCGGACTCAAATATGTTGTTCACAACTCAACCAAAACCCCATGGAAGCAGTCTTTTTCGGACGGTTAAATCAAACGATTTCAAACTGTATGTAACATCCCTGAGTTTTTTGACAGATGAAAAATGccattattttattgcaattttttaaattaatttatagaAGCTTTTCTGCGTAGAAATCTACAATTAAATAAGATTGTTTTATCTATAACAAAACAATCAGCGGTTCCAATTGAGATCCAAAAGCTGAACgactttaaatttaaaatgtgaTGGATGTTTGACAGTTGCCAAACAGTTGATTtcgaaatgtgtttttaataTGAATCTGTTTTGAGCAGTTTCTATTCCAAAGCTTATAGATAATCACAGCTTACTGTAAAACAAATCGATTAAGCTTCTGTTAGTTGTATTTAAATTTCTAAATATGGATATTCAAAAGCACGTggcaaggaccgtaaagataacaggtcaagttataagcccgttttgacagctaggtggaagaagaatcgacgaagaaaactgacagctAGTTTTCCGCGTTTGGCGAACGTTTCAAGTTCTCCAAGGAAAATTTTCATTGGAAATCACGGGCTGTGTTCTAatcaactaaaatattcacccaaattgatctcctcCAAATAtggaccatgcaaaacgtaaaaaaacctatcaatacatataccagcggaaaaccatctgtcaaaatcggagcccaggggggggatcgccaaaagcgctataactacacctcgttatacattccaccttggcACGTGGTCAATAAACTGcacgcaaacaaaacatgacAATCGAGGTTGGATTTTGTCCATCATTCGTTACCCCATTTGCCCATAGTTTGCACGTGCAACGACAGCATTGCACAAATGTGAGCGAGAGCGAAGCCCGAGCCCCAAAcctagagagaaagagacagacgAACGAAAAGTTTCGTTCAGTTTCGTTAAAACTGCCCTGACACATCGCTCGCTACGCACACCCGGTCATCAAGGCAGAgcggccagattattttggcagtTTTCTGTTGGGACACCATCATTTTATCTGTGGTGTTCAGGAGGAGTTggattttatcggtagttttcagTAGGTTTAACCTTTAAGTTGGCAATcggatacccgggtattttttttaaatttaaactgaaataacttttgattcattgcttttattgaccTGAAATTTTCCGTAGCCTCCCAACTCttaatttctgattttttggtgcataaattgtaatttaaaacagtatgtaagtattttattttgatttttttttaactttaccacgtaagttggcaaccagcatacctggatattccatacattttgtatggagaatgacatttctcttcttcatcttttcgtattgtgcttattttggagtcaaattcaagcgattccaaatttcaatttgaccgttaaatttatcataaaaagaaaacaaactacatgaataaatgaaatagaagagaatATATGGTCGAGATTACTTGCTTAcagcattaaaatatagaaagcattgtttaccTAGGAAACCCGGTTATTTTTTGCGTCAAAACGTGTGGAATTCCCGGGGTATgtcggttgccaacttacgtaTGTTAATCTGGTTGCCAACTCTACGGTTAAAACAAACTAAACTCTCAGTTGAATAGAAGGGATAAGGAGAGATGGGGGGAGGGTTAtgtgcaaaatgaaagttccaccGCACGAGAACATCCTCTATCTATTTTAAGGAGAttgattagatttggttcagcgatCTGAAAATTATACTAGGGAATTgtaaggccgaaaatacatCGACCGGAATTTCTcggccgcggaattccgccTGCTGTCAAATCCATGTACTTTTACACATGGAATTTGAAAGTGTCAACGAAAACTTTCCCTAAGGCAGCGGTAATCGCTGATGTgggcgtgcgtgcgttttctgcaaatgtatggaatttgacaccCGCAACGGGTGACAATTTGCAACCGCATGCGtcagaatcaaacaattttgatttttccgcACGCACGCCTGCACGCCCGCAGTAGCGATTATCGCTGCCTAGCTGtcatatccatacatttttcagcaagCGGAATTCCGTGGCCGCGAAATTCCagtccgtgtattttcggcctcaaaaatcaatagaaatacagatacagtctgttcccaagttacgcggttctcgacttatgtggattcggagatacgcggttttcttaatttgacagatcaaatgtccaatcagtacaatttgtcTCAAGAAATTTACAATGCAGTTTGAATTGCTTTTTTgctaataaatttaaatcactTACAAGCGAAAAATATCAGAATGTTCTGTACGAatcgtatcaaataaatgataaagtgtgtaaaagtactaaattgaataaaaagaaCCGAGTAACCAATTGTATTTTGGTCGAAAcccgtgaaattcgacttacgcggacaTTCGAATAACGCGGATTCCTCGGGAACGcacaaaccgcgtaactcgggaacagactgtaaatcggtatttctggtcactctacAACCAGGGGCTTGTAAACGCATCGAATGCCGCCATTACCATTCGACTGTCAAACATTTCACGTATGTTCGAGACTGATCCAGTGTCAAGTTGTTCTCGACCGTTCGTACCTCCCCGTACGGCAGTGCTAAAAATCTCACCTGCGCCGCCATTTTAGCAAAGTTTGTTCCTCGTTTTCAGCGAAGTCAACTGTGGAAAATCGCTCGTGCAGCCCTAGCGCAACAAAGCGGAAAcgaaaaaggagaagaaaagagCAACTCATCAGCgagccaccatcaccacccagGCAAAGTACGTTCTCCGCGAGTGAAAAAGGAAACCCCTCAGAAAAGGTACCGTGTGCGCGAATCAATAATGGTGAAGGAGACGGGATTTTACGATGTGCTCGGCGTAAAGCCTGGCTGCTCCCCGGAGGACCTGAAGAAGGCGTACAGAAAGCTCGCGATGAAGTACCATCCGGACAAAAACCCGAACGAGGGCGAGCGCTTCAAGGCGATCTCGATGGCGTACGAGGTGCTGTCCGATCCGGAAAAGAAAGCGATCTACGACGAGGGCGGCGAGGCGGCCATCAAGCAGGGCGGTGCGGGCGGGGGCGGCTTCCACAGCCCGATGGACATCTTCGACATGCTGATCAACGGCGGAATGGGCGGCGGGCGGAGGGAGCAGCGCGGCCGCGACCTGGTGCACCGGCTGACCGTGACGCTCGAGGAGCTGTACAGTGGCGCAACCCGGAAGCTGTCCCTGCAAAAGAGCGTTATCTGTGATGGGTGCGACGGCATCGGCGGCAAGCGGGGTACCGTGCACAAGTGCGTCCCCTGCAACGGTACGGGCATACTGACGAAGGTGCACCACATCATGCCCGGCTTCATGCAGCAGAACAAAGTGCCGTGCCGCGCCTGCCAGGGACAGGGCGAGGTGTTCGACGAGAAGCACAAGTGCAAAAAGTGCGACGGCCAGAAGAAGGTGCGCGACAAGAAGATACTGGACGTGCACATCGAGAAGGGTATGCGCGACGGGCAGAAGATCGTCTTCAGCGGCGAGGGCGACCAGGAGCCGGGCCTGCAACCGGGCGACATTGTGATAGCGCTGGAGGAGAGACCGCATCCGGTGTTCAAGCGCTCCGGCAAGGATCTGATGATGGAGATGCGGCTCGAGCTGTCCGAGGCGCTGTGCGGCTTCCAGAAGGTCATTACCACGCTCGACAAGCGCAGCCTCGTCATCACGTCGATGCCGGGCGAGGTGATCAAGCATTCCGCGTTCAAGTGCATCATGGACGAGGGCATGCCGCAGTGGAAGAACCCGTTCGAGAAGGGGCGGCTCATCATGCAGTTCCGCGTGGTGTTCCCGGACTCGCTGCCGGGCGAGGCGGCCAAGCTGCTGGAACAGTACCTGCCCCCGAAGCCGGCCGAGGAGATCCCGCAGGACGTGGAGATGGTCGAGCTGGTCGAGCTGGATCCGGAGCAGGAGTCCCGCAACCAGTACAAGAACGCgtacgaggaggacgaggaggacggcGGCACCCCAGGCGTGCGGATTCAGCAGTGCGCGACCAGCTAAATGCGCTGCCCCGCCCGCTCCAAGGACACCATCTTTcctttccccctcccctcccttcccACCATCCATCCAGCCTTCCTCCCTGTTTTTTGACCATTGTGTCGTGTAGCTGTTAGCAGTTGGTGACGTGTGCAAATGGCATCATTGACGGCGCGCGCTCTTTCCTGTCTTTTCAAAGCGCTGCTCTGGCgccgtgtgtttttttccggcaaaaccaccaccaccaccaacctccTTCACTcctcaacatcaacaacaagcACACGCGGGCGTCCCAGCGACGTAGTTTACGGAAGAAGAGGAAAGAGAGAGCACGAGCGACTGTGGTACAATAGGGAGCGCAGCAAGCTGTGTGGAGCAAACATAGGAAACAAATTGTCAGCTCACTGTCCAGCAAGGGGAGAGCAGCTGTAAAATCACACGACTACACAAACCAAGGCAAGACAAGCAGCGCAGACAGGAGGGGAACAAAAATTATACCAACGGTACAGAACAACTTGAgagggaaaggggggggggggaacaaATAGCGCAACCTACGGGTACGTACGCGCGCGCACGTATTCCCTTTTTTCGCGGAATGAAGCATAATAAATTATTAGCACATCAATCTGGATGAAAggttaaacacacaaacaagaaacACTACCGGCAGGCTGAAAACTCTCAACCccaaaagaaacgaaacaaaacccccCTGACTGCGTTGTGCAAATTCACTTACTCTGCAAAGCAAATGAGAACAACCCTTACAACCCAGCCCCCGAGAGAATTGAAGGAAATTGAACGCTTTAGTGTGGATGTGGTGATATATTTAGGAGGAGCAGAGGTCGATCGGGAAGGCAGGAGAGGACGGTCAAGGTAGGATTAGCTTCGCTTTTTTAAGCCACTTTTGAGGCGATTTATTAGTTGAAGTCGCTGTAAACAGGGAAACTTGACTACATATAACTAATCTTGCCCTTAAGATGGTGGCGCACCGTACGGCGGAAGTACCGTTACCCTAACCTCTCTACTCGcaagtaaacacacacacacacaggcacaataTATACGCTTTACTCTCTAACACTACGGCACTAGAGCTGAAGACAGGGCACCCCTCGCAACACCATTCCTTAACTTTGACGCGTGAGTAGGCTATGATGAACCGTATGAGCCAGAAGGGAAACGTAGGTGCTACGCTTCCGGGAATTATTTATACTCCATCTCTTCGCCGACCTTGACCTTCGCGCTCATCTGACGCCGTGCAGGGCTGTATCTGTCCACTCGCTCCCTTTCCACCTACCCCCGTCAAGTGTGGATTAGTTTTTACGCCCCGTTTCGGGTGAGCCTCAAAAATTTTGGTTTAAAATAgttcattttcaaatttacCCACACTCCATCCAACCAACCCGCTTCCTGCAGCAAAGGTAATGTGCGCTCGGTAATGTAAAATAGTGTACCACACATTCGAAACTAAATTCCCCCCTGTACGTGTTTCATAAAGAAGGAAGCGAAATAAAATTTCatgtagcaaaaaaacacgcaaaagaAATGTGCTCGTTAGTACACTGCTGcgcgtatgtttgtgtgttcgtttgcgCTTCGTCATCGTGCAGTGAAGTGTTTTGATCGCATGACGAATGCACGAAGGTCCACCTCCCCTGTTCCCCCCCAACCCCTTCTTCACCCTGCCTGCTCGTTGGAtaaggaagggaaaaaactCACCCCAACCCCCCACCCTagtgggttttgtgtgtgatatAACATTGCATCACTACTGCAGCCGTCGACATTTCTTCGCCCCCTTCGTAGGGGTTTTTGTTCGCGCGAAACAAAGAGGAATGTAATCAAATAGTTAACCTCACTTTTTGTGTAACCTATTTATTCCACACTGTATCGCTATGCCTAAAGCGGCTCCTGCCATCGATTAAATACGATCTTGAAATATTGCGTAAATTGTGCAAATGCTCGGTTTGaagggatttttgtttttttttttactagcaAATAAAGACAGCGTTAGCAACGACCAACGGTGACTAGATTACATTCTGTGCGATGTGTACAATGGTGTGTGCGTACGATTCCCCTATCCCGATGCCATTCcgctcggtcggtcggttgccGTTTGGGACGTCTTGCCGGCCGCTGGTTGCTGATCGGTcgtaaaaataacaatatcCTTATTGTTATTCATACGCAGTATCCGCTGTCAGGAAACGGCCGCCGTACCGGTCAGTGTGCCGGTCCACTTTTCGCTCACCGCCCACAGCCACTTGGCCACCCGGTCATCCTTCGCCTGCTCGGCCACCTCCTTCGGCGCACAATCGCTAAAGTACTGCCCGCTAACCTTCTCCAGGTCCGGATCGAGTGCCGCGTACAGCGTTGTTTGCGCACCGTACAGGGGCGATTTCAGGAACGGCCACACGAACGGTCGCACAAACAGCCCCGAGAACCAGCTGTTAAAGATGCCCATATGGCGCATCAGCTCCGTATCGACGATGCCCGGATGGAGCGCATTCACCGTCACGCCCGTGCCCTCCAGCCGGCGGGCCAGCTCGCGCGTGAACAGCACGTTCGCCAGCTTGCTCTGCTCGTACGCCTTCGCCTCGTCGTACGCTTTCGCGCTGTTCAAATCGTCCAGCGCAATCTGGCCGCGGGTGTGCGCCAAGCTGGACACCACCACGATGCGGCTCGGGGCACTCAGCTTCAGCGTATCGAGCAGCAGATGGGTAAGCAGAAAGTGTCCCATATGGTTCACGCCCAGCTGCAGCTCGATGCCCTCTTTGGTGAGCGTGCGGGGGCAGCGCATCACACCCGCATTGTTGATGAGAATGTCCAACCGTTGCTGTTCCGCTTTGAATCTGGAAAACGGTAGAACATTCCCAAATCAATACCGCATTACGTAACGACTCGCCGTCGGTGGCGCATTTGTcagagtgt contains:
- the LOC120896169 gene encoding retinol dehydrogenase 13-like, producing MSIFRNKIILVSSAIGTLIGGTVLLKDRMQGASFEKNVRADGKVVIITGANTGIGKETAHALARRGAHVYMACRDMVKCEEARKDIVLDTRNPQVYCRECDLASMQSIRQFVKQFKAEQQRLDILINNAGVMRCPRTLTKEGIELQLGVNHMGHFLLTHLLLDTLKLSAPSRIVVVSSLAHTRGQIALDDLNSAKAYDEAKAYEQSKLANVLFTRELARRLEGTGVTVNALHPGIVDTELMRHMGIFNSWFSGLFVRPFVWPFLKSPLYGAQTTLYAALDPDLEKVSGQYFSDCAPKEVAEQAKDDRVAKWLWAVSEKWTGTLTGTAAVS
- the LOC120896168 gene encoding dnaJ homolog subfamily A member 1, translating into MVKETGFYDVLGVKPGCSPEDLKKAYRKLAMKYHPDKNPNEGERFKAISMAYEVLSDPEKKAIYDEGGEAAIKQGGAGGGGFHSPMDIFDMLINGGMGGGRREQRGRDLVHRLTVTLEELYSGATRKLSLQKSVICDGCDGIGGKRGTVHKCVPCNGTGILTKVHHIMPGFMQQNKVPCRACQGQGEVFDEKHKCKKCDGQKKVRDKKILDVHIEKGMRDGQKIVFSGEGDQEPGLQPGDIVIALEERPHPVFKRSGKDLMMEMRLELSEALCGFQKVITTLDKRSLVITSMPGEVIKHSAFKCIMDEGMPQWKNPFEKGRLIMQFRVVFPDSLPGEAAKLLEQYLPPKPAEEIPQDVEMVELVELDPEQESRNQYKNAYEEDEEDGGTPGVRIQQCATS